From the genome of Deinococcus aerius, one region includes:
- the argC gene encoding N-acetyl-gamma-glutamyl-phosphate reductase, which translates to MSGSDRPNSGQHSVAIVGGSGYAGGEFLRLALGHPHLNVTQVTSERSAGQPVSLVHPNLRGRTNLKFRKAAELEEADILVLALPHGSAAKRMAEFEGKARVIVDLSADFRLKDPEVYRATYGEEHPTPERLNEWVYGNPELHREELRTATRIACAGCFATSVILPLYPLLKLGVLLPKDIIATGLVGSSAAGASATEASHHPERAGSLRVYKPVGHRHTAEAQQELPGRFPLHLTAISTPNVRGILTTIQAWIPDGYSDRDVWSAYREVYGQEPFIRIVKVAKGIHRYPDPMLLDGTNYCDLGFEMDMDSGRVVLMSALDNLVKGTAGHALQSLNIAHGWDETAGLEFAGLHPA; encoded by the coding sequence ATGAGTGGTTCTGACCGTCCCAATTCTGGGCAGCACAGTGTCGCCATCGTGGGCGGCTCGGGGTACGCGGGCGGGGAGTTCCTGCGCTTGGCGCTGGGGCACCCGCACCTGAACGTTACCCAGGTGACGAGCGAGCGCAGCGCGGGGCAACCCGTCAGCCTCGTCCACCCGAACCTGCGGGGGCGCACCAACCTGAAGTTTCGCAAGGCCGCCGAGCTGGAGGAGGCGGACATCCTGGTGCTGGCCCTGCCGCACGGGAGCGCCGCCAAGCGGATGGCCGAGTTCGAGGGCAAGGCGCGGGTGATCGTGGACCTGTCCGCCGACTTCCGGCTGAAGGACCCGGAGGTCTACCGGGCGACCTACGGCGAGGAGCATCCCACGCCGGAGCGCCTGAACGAGTGGGTGTACGGCAATCCCGAACTGCACCGCGAGGAGCTGCGGACCGCCACCCGCATCGCCTGCGCGGGCTGCTTCGCCACAAGCGTGATCCTGCCGCTGTACCCGCTGCTCAAGCTGGGCGTGCTGCTCCCGAAGGACATCATTGCCACGGGACTCGTCGGGTCAAGCGCGGCGGGCGCGAGCGCGACCGAGGCGAGCCATCACCCCGAGCGGGCCGGGAGCCTGCGGGTGTACAAGCCGGTCGGCCACCGCCACACCGCGGAGGCGCAGCAGGAGTTGCCGGGCCGCTTCCCGCTACACCTGACCGCGATCAGCACGCCCAACGTGCGCGGCATCCTGACGACCATCCAGGCGTGGATCCCCGACGGCTACTCCGACCGCGACGTGTGGAGCGCCTACCGAGAGGTGTACGGCCAGGAGCCCTTCATCCGTATCGTGAAGGTCGCCAAGGGCATCCACCGCTACCCCGACCCCATGCTGCTGGACGGGACGAACTACTGCGACCTGGGCTTCGAGATGGACATGGACTCGGGCCGCGTGGTCCTGATGAGCGCCCTCGACAATCTGGTGAAGGGCACGGCGGGGCACGCCCTCCAGAGCCTGAACATCGCCCACGGGTGGGACGAGACGGCGGGGCTGGAGTTCGCGGGGCTGCACCCGGCCTGA
- a CDS encoding response regulator has translation MTTPTPTPIEILLVEDSEPDIILTEEAFASAGVANRLHIARDGVEALEFLHHEPGFENAPRPDVILLDINMPRMNGLEVLAELKRDPDLRSIPVIVLTTSQADEDILRSYQTHAASYVVKPVDFEHFYQAIQAFGRYMLSVVRLPPSV, from the coding sequence ATGACCACGCCCACCCCCACCCCCATCGAGATCCTGCTCGTCGAGGACAGCGAACCGGACATCATCCTGACCGAGGAGGCGTTCGCCTCGGCGGGGGTCGCCAACCGGCTGCATATCGCCCGTGACGGGGTGGAGGCCCTGGAATTCCTGCACCACGAGCCCGGCTTTGAAAATGCCCCCCGCCCGGACGTGATCCTGCTCGACATCAACATGCCGCGCATGAACGGGCTGGAGGTGCTGGCCGAACTCAAGCGCGACCCGGACCTGAGGAGCATCCCCGTGATCGTCCTGACCACCAGCCAGGCCGACGAGGACATCCTGCGCTCGTACCAGACGCACGCCGCGAGCTACGTGGTCAAGCCGGTGGACTTCGAGCATTTCTACCAGGCCATTCAGGCATTCGGCCGCTACATGCTGAGCGTCGTGCGCCTGCCGCCGTCCGTCTGA
- a CDS encoding S1C family serine protease — protein sequence MNKNLSLLALSGTLALGAFAGFELSERSNAQVANTPPAVTAQAATPSTTTTSDSGRARTESEANTVQVVKARQDGLVYVSVTESAGDSPQAQLRKQLQDQFGFSVPGAPDDGSGGVEQGTGSGFFVNSQGDIITNNHVVEGASEITIRLHGNKQTYKAKVIGRAPDFDLALIRAEGLPQGAIKPIPLGDSSQLDVGLKAIAMGAPFGLDFSVSEGIISSVERTVPVGTKEVEQPVIQTDAAINPGNSGGPLLNSAGQVIGVNTQILSPAGAVSGVGQNAGVGFAIPVNTVKRLLPQLQAGGVVKTPTLGILFSDLSALPQDERQSLKLPATGLLVQQVYPGSPAAQAGLKGSAQSAAQGSGRQSGQDQIATGGDIITAVDGQPVSEGDDLRRAVIDKKIGDTLRLTVQRNGQARDVTVRLQAFNIPNSQQ from the coding sequence ATGAATAAAAACCTCTCCCTGCTGGCCCTCTCGGGCACCCTCGCGCTCGGCGCGTTTGCGGGCTTTGAATTGTCGGAGCGATCGAATGCCCAGGTGGCAAACACCCCACCTGCCGTGACTGCTCAGGCCGCCACCCCCTCCACCACCACGACCTCCGACTCGGGCCGTGCCCGCACCGAGTCGGAGGCCAACACCGTGCAGGTCGTCAAGGCGCGCCAGGACGGCCTGGTGTACGTCAGCGTCACCGAGAGCGCCGGGGACAGCCCCCAGGCGCAGCTTCGCAAGCAGCTTCAGGACCAGTTCGGCTTCAGCGTCCCCGGTGCCCCCGATGACGGCAGCGGCGGCGTGGAGCAGGGCACCGGCAGCGGCTTCTTCGTGAACTCGCAGGGCGACATCATCACGAACAACCACGTCGTCGAGGGCGCCAGCGAGATCACCATCCGGTTGCACGGCAACAAGCAGACCTACAAGGCGAAGGTCATTGGCCGCGCCCCCGACTTCGACCTCGCCCTGATCCGCGCCGAGGGGCTGCCGCAGGGCGCGATCAAGCCCATCCCGCTGGGCGACTCCTCGCAGCTCGACGTGGGCCTCAAGGCGATTGCGATGGGCGCCCCCTTCGGCCTGGACTTCAGCGTCTCCGAGGGCATCATCTCCAGCGTGGAGCGCACCGTGCCGGTCGGGACCAAGGAGGTCGAGCAGCCCGTCATTCAAACCGACGCGGCGATCAACCCCGGCAACTCGGGCGGCCCGCTGCTGAACAGCGCCGGTCAGGTCATCGGCGTGAACACGCAGATTCTGTCCCCGGCGGGGGCCGTCAGCGGCGTGGGTCAGAACGCGGGCGTGGGCTTCGCCATCCCCGTGAACACCGTCAAGCGCCTGCTGCCGCAGCTCCAGGCGGGCGGCGTGGTGAAGACGCCCACCCTGGGCATCCTGTTCAGTGACCTCAGCGCCCTGCCGCAGGACGAGCGCCAGAGCCTGAAGCTTCCGGCCACGGGCCTCCTCGTGCAGCAGGTGTACCCCGGCAGCCCCGCCGCGCAGGCTGGACTCAAGGGCAGCGCCCAGTCCGCCGCTCAGGGCAGCGGGCGCCAGAGCGGTCAGGACCAGATCGCCACGGGTGGGGACATCATCACCGCGGTAGACGGCCAGCCGGTCAGCGAGGGCGACGACCTGCGCCGCGCCGTGATCGACAAGAAGATCGGCGACACCCTGCGCCTCACGGTGCAGCGCAATGGGCAGGCCCGCGACGTGACGGTGCGGCTCCAGGCGTTCAACATCCCGAACAGCCAGCAGTAA
- a CDS encoding FAD-binding dehydrogenase, translated as MPTPDTDVIVVGAGLAGLVAAAEIADAGKRVLLLDQEGEQNLGGQAYWSFGGLFLVDSPEQRRLGIRDSRELAWSDWLNNAGFDRPEDHWPRRWAEAYVDFAAGEKRAWLHRMGVRWFPAVGWAERGGQGASGPGNSVPRFHITWGTGPGVVEPFERRVRAHVAAGRIGFRFRHRVRGLNMTNGVVHGVHGQVLEPSDEARGQASSRVVVDDFNLNAGAVVVTSGGIGGNLDLVRRNWPAERLGPPPAFLVAGVPRYVDGELQGIVKEAGASLTNPDRMWHYTEGLRNWNPVWPNHGIRILPGPSSLWLDPSGRRLPFPHYPGFDTLATLTHITRSGYPYTWFLLNRGIIKKEFALSGSEQNPDLTGRNVRLTLRRAGGRVQGPVQAFMDHGEDFVVRDNLRDLVAGMNALVGNDLLDPATVEREVRERDMQLGNDVGKDTQLALIRGARGLRSERLFRVANPAPILDPEGGPLIAVRLNILTRKTLGGLETDLQGRVLRPGGEVLPGLYAAGEVAGFGGGGMHGYRALEGTFLGGCLFGGRNAGRASAAAVG; from the coding sequence ATGCCCACCCCCGATACGGACGTGATCGTCGTCGGCGCCGGACTGGCCGGACTTGTGGCCGCAGCAGAGATTGCGGACGCCGGAAAGCGCGTGCTGCTGCTCGATCAGGAGGGCGAGCAGAACCTGGGCGGGCAGGCGTACTGGTCCTTCGGCGGGCTCTTTCTGGTGGACTCGCCCGAGCAGCGCCGCCTGGGCATCCGCGACTCGCGCGAGCTGGCCTGGAGCGACTGGCTGAACAACGCGGGCTTCGACCGCCCCGAGGACCACTGGCCGAGGAGATGGGCCGAGGCCTACGTGGACTTCGCGGCGGGGGAGAAGCGGGCGTGGCTGCACCGGATGGGCGTGCGCTGGTTTCCCGCCGTCGGCTGGGCCGAGCGCGGCGGACAGGGCGCGAGTGGGCCGGGCAACAGCGTGCCGCGCTTTCACATCACCTGGGGGACGGGGCCGGGTGTGGTCGAGCCCTTCGAGCGGCGGGTGCGGGCACACGTCGCGGCGGGCCGCATCGGGTTTCGCTTCCGGCACCGCGTCCGGGGGCTGAACATGACGAATGGCGTGGTCCACGGCGTCCACGGTCAGGTGCTGGAGCCGTCGGACGAGGCGCGCGGCCAGGCCAGCTCGCGCGTGGTGGTGGACGACTTCAACCTGAACGCGGGGGCGGTCGTCGTCACCTCCGGCGGCATCGGCGGAAACCTCGACCTGGTGCGGCGCAACTGGCCCGCAGAGCGGCTGGGACCTCCTCCGGCCTTCCTGGTCGCCGGGGTGCCGAGGTACGTGGACGGCGAGCTTCAGGGCATTGTGAAGGAGGCCGGGGCGAGCCTGACGAACCCCGACCGCATGTGGCACTACACCGAGGGGTTGCGAAACTGGAACCCAGTCTGGCCGAACCACGGCATCCGCATCCTGCCCGGCCCCAGCAGCCTGTGGCTCGACCCCAGCGGGCGGCGGTTGCCCTTCCCGCACTACCCCGGCTTCGACACGCTCGCCACGTTGACGCACATCACGCGCAGCGGGTATCCCTACACCTGGTTCCTGCTCAACCGCGGGATCATCAAAAAGGAGTTCGCCCTCTCGGGCAGCGAGCAGAACCCCGACCTGACGGGGCGAAACGTGCGGCTGACCCTGCGCCGGGCGGGCGGCCGCGTGCAGGGGCCGGTGCAGGCGTTTATGGACCATGGCGAGGACTTCGTGGTGCGGGACAACCTGCGTGACCTGGTGGCGGGGATGAATGCGCTCGTCGGCAACGACCTCCTCGACCCCGCCACCGTCGAGCGGGAGGTGCGTGAGCGGGACATGCAGCTCGGGAACGACGTGGGCAAGGACACCCAGCTCGCCCTGATCCGGGGCGCGAGGGGCCTGCGCAGCGAACGGCTGTTCCGGGTGGCGAACCCCGCGCCGATCCTCGACCCGGAGGGAGGGCCGCTGATCGCCGTGCGGCTGAACATCCTGACCCGCAAGACGCTGGGCGGATTGGAGACCGACCTCCAGGGGCGCGTCCTGCGTCCGGGCGGCGAAGTCTTGCCTGGCCTCTACGCGGCGGGCGAGGTCGCGGGCTTCGGCGGGGGCGGGATGCACGGCTACCGCGCGCTGGAGGGCACCTTTCTGGGCGGCTGCCTCTTCGGCGGGCGGAACGCGGGGCGGGCGAGCGCGGCGGCGGTGGGCTGA
- a CDS encoding damage-inducible protein DinB, with amino-acid sequence MNILQAALGGGAIFPDPDTLLEGLTFGAATRSVPGVPYTLADLLAHLAVTQRASLDLASGRTETWPEGLDLWPGLPDARALEACLTDLRLGLAEASALAGDPSGRARDLLTDLAAHSAYHWGQVALLRRMLGEWPR; translated from the coding sequence GTGAACATCCTGCAAGCCGCGCTGGGAGGCGGCGCGATCTTCCCCGACCCCGACACCCTGCTGGAGGGCCTGACCTTCGGGGCGGCGACCCGCAGCGTTCCGGGCGTCCCGTACACCCTGGCCGACCTGCTCGCGCACCTCGCCGTGACGCAGCGGGCCAGCCTGGACCTCGCCTCGGGCCGGACGGAAACCTGGCCGGAGGGGCTGGACCTCTGGCCGGGCCTGCCCGACGCGCGGGCACTGGAGGCCTGCCTGACCGACCTGCGCCTGGGCCTGGCCGAGGCCAGCGCGCTGGCGGGTGACCCTTCGGGCCGGGCGCGCGACCTGCTCACCGACCTCGCCGCCCACAGCGCCTACCACTGGGGCCAGGTGGCCCTGCTGCGCCGGATGCTGGGCGAGTGGCCGCGGTGA
- a CDS encoding septum site-determining protein MinC, whose product MKLRGTLGGMNLLLEPGDTAGSVSQALAPRTELLGASVTLEIQGDTDPGAIEAALSAIRAAGGTPGRVRAPRVTVTGPGGEEGSARTVILPHGVRAGFRGEYRGSVVILGDVNPGAEIVAGGDVIVMGALRGVVHAGHGGNADAIVWARPIASAQIRIGDAVARAPEGSSLSTMRKLEGPSDAELARLQGGVIVIEPHR is encoded by the coding sequence ATGAAGCTTCGCGGCACGCTCGGCGGCATGAACCTCCTCCTCGAACCGGGCGACACGGCGGGTAGCGTCTCGCAGGCCCTCGCCCCGCGCACGGAACTCCTCGGCGCCAGCGTGACCCTGGAAATTCAGGGCGACACCGATCCCGGCGCCATAGAGGCGGCCCTCTCCGCCATCCGCGCGGCGGGCGGGACACCGGGGCGGGTGCGTGCCCCCCGCGTGACGGTCACCGGCCCCGGCGGCGAGGAGGGCAGTGCCCGCACGGTGATCCTGCCCCACGGCGTCCGGGCGGGCTTTCGGGGCGAGTACCGCGGCAGCGTGGTCATCCTGGGCGACGTGAACCCGGGGGCCGAGATCGTGGCGGGCGGCGACGTGATCGTGATGGGGGCGCTGCGCGGGGTGGTCCATGCGGGGCACGGCGGGAATGCCGACGCCATCGTGTGGGCCAGGCCCATCGCCAGCGCCCAAATCCGCATCGGCGACGCCGTGGCCCGCGCCCCCGAGGGCAGCAGCCTGAGCACCATGCGCAAGCTGGAGGGGCCGAGTGACGCCGAACTCGCCCGGCTCCAGGGCGGCGTGATCGTGATCGAACCGCACCGGTAG
- a CDS encoding malectin: protein MRNTTRRRGAAVLLGLSLVLGACSGPTSGAPPTETPPTETPPQNSAPAAPTGLTATPGPSGTTLKWNANTEDDLAGYRVFRSAAESGPFQLLTPQPIQATTWTDSSAPVGATQYYQVVAVDTAGAVSPPATVSATRPAEAPRVEVQNLTAAAGSDRVVFNRIGPLVNPPSNHVHDRAVLRVKNVGAVDLHITDLAVVGPWTVTPSPSASSPLTVPPGSSVDLTVRFVAEGPGNVANHLHEGSLTVTSDGGDPSVKLSGLWQRLPENNVEPSVDQIRRAFGYTFSFVDPGAPVGDYQVIPGLDHQGRVAPNGDEVISPYWQQADPARPVSVTPLAAFHTQGNPATLSWFPKGASDLHRIVTVAGSGAQAILPTSGETGVATVTFTPGGTFGLNVDGAEWSDPTKNRHGPDLAAGCAEPCGHHVRFWPVRDSAGQPLPNTYLMIMDYAGVNYDYNDNMYLLSNMKPAPLLVNVGGPTFTAPDGNVWVADNYNYTDQKGAKKLATYYTPSNAIAQPNTPTTVAIANTDNPQLYRTYRHNTLDTPLPQRVMTFRFPLDNGSYGVKLHFAEINWNAAGKRVFDVSVEGVPVLNNFDIYAQAGGKNRALVVPVPNVQVTDKELTIQLKATVDFPNISGIEVTR from the coding sequence ATGAGGAATACGACCCGGCGGCGGGGTGCCGCCGTCCTGCTGGGGCTGAGCCTGGTGCTGGGGGCCTGCTCCGGCCCCACGTCCGGTGCGCCGCCGACCGAGACTCCCCCCACCGAAACGCCCCCGCAAAACTCCGCGCCCGCCGCTCCCACGGGCCTCACGGCCACCCCCGGCCCATCCGGCACCACGCTGAAGTGGAACGCGAACACCGAGGACGACCTCGCCGGGTACAGGGTGTTCAGGTCGGCGGCGGAGAGCGGCCCGTTCCAACTCCTGACGCCGCAGCCCATCCAGGCGACGACGTGGACCGACTCCTCCGCCCCGGTGGGCGCCACGCAGTATTACCAGGTGGTCGCCGTGGACACCGCGGGCGCCGTGTCCCCACCCGCCACCGTGAGCGCGACGCGGCCAGCCGAGGCGCCCAGGGTGGAGGTCCAGAACCTCACGGCGGCGGCGGGGAGTGACCGCGTGGTGTTCAACCGGATCGGCCCGCTCGTCAACCCGCCGAGTAACCACGTCCACGACCGGGCAGTCCTGCGGGTGAAGAACGTTGGGGCGGTGGACCTGCACATCACGGACTTGGCGGTCGTGGGGCCGTGGACGGTGACGCCCAGCCCAAGTGCCTCGTCACCCCTGACGGTGCCTCCGGGCAGCTCGGTGGACCTCACCGTTCGGTTCGTGGCCGAGGGGCCGGGCAACGTGGCGAACCACCTGCACGAGGGCAGTCTGACCGTCACCTCGGACGGAGGCGACCCGTCCGTGAAGCTCTCGGGCCTTTGGCAGCGCCTGCCGGAGAACAACGTCGAGCCCAGCGTGGACCAGATTCGGCGGGCCTTCGGCTATACGTTCAGCTTCGTAGACCCCGGGGCACCGGTCGGCGACTATCAGGTGATTCCCGGCCTCGACCACCAGGGCCGGGTCGCCCCGAATGGCGACGAGGTCATCTCCCCCTACTGGCAGCAGGCCGACCCGGCGCGGCCCGTGAGCGTCACGCCGCTCGCCGCCTTCCACACCCAGGGCAACCCCGCCACCTTGTCCTGGTTCCCGAAGGGAGCGTCGGACCTCCACCGCATCGTCACGGTTGCGGGCAGCGGGGCGCAGGCGATCCTCCCGACCTCGGGCGAGACGGGCGTGGCGACGGTGACGTTCACGCCCGGCGGCACCTTCGGCCTCAACGTGGACGGCGCCGAGTGGAGCGACCCCACGAAGAACAGGCACGGTCCCGACCTCGCCGCGGGTTGCGCGGAGCCGTGCGGGCACCACGTGCGCTTCTGGCCGGTGAGGGACAGCGCCGGGCAGCCCCTCCCGAACACGTACCTGATGATCATGGACTACGCGGGGGTGAACTACGACTACAACGACAACATGTACCTGCTCTCGAACATGAAACCCGCGCCGCTGCTCGTCAATGTCGGCGGGCCGACGTTCACCGCTCCCGACGGCAATGTCTGGGTGGCTGACAATTACAACTACACGGACCAGAAGGGGGCCAAGAAGCTCGCCACCTACTACACGCCGAGCAATGCCATCGCGCAGCCCAATACGCCCACCACGGTCGCCATCGCGAACACGGACAACCCGCAGCTCTACCGCACCTACCGCCACAACACGCTCGACACACCGCTTCCCCAGCGCGTGATGACCTTCCGCTTTCCCCTGGACAACGGCAGCTATGGGGTCAAGCTGCACTTCGCCGAGATCAACTGGAACGCGGCGGGCAAGCGGGTGTTCGACGTGAGCGTGGAGGGCGTGCCCGTCCTGAACAACTTCGACATCTACGCCCAGGCGGGCGGGAAGAACCGGGCGCTGGTGGTTCCCGTGCCGAACGTGCAGGTGACGGACAAGGAGCTGACGATCCAGCTCAAGGCCACCGTGGACTTCCCCAACATCTCCGGCATCGAGGTCACGCGGTAG
- a CDS encoding GNAT family N-acetyltransferase, with product MTPGTEVSNNEAERRYELRQDGRVIGIAEYRPAGDAVMFTHTEVEEGHEGQGLGSQLIKAALDDVKAQGRQVVPMCQFVAAYIREHREYVDLVQPGQRGVFRL from the coding sequence ATGACGCCAGGCACCGAGGTCAGCAACAACGAGGCCGAACGCCGCTACGAACTCCGGCAGGACGGGCGGGTGATCGGGATCGCCGAGTACCGCCCGGCGGGGGACGCCGTGATGTTCACCCACACCGAGGTCGAGGAGGGCCACGAGGGTCAGGGCCTCGGCTCGCAACTGATTAAGGCCGCCCTCGACGACGTCAAGGCGCAGGGCCGCCAGGTCGTGCCGATGTGCCAGTTCGTCGCCGCCTACATCCGCGAGCACCGCGAGTACGTGGACCTGGTGCAGCCGGGACAGCGGGGCGTGTTCAGGCTCTGA
- a CDS encoding MFS transporter, whose protein sequence is MTAPASSPSPAVPWVTRLTLLLTATLTIMSGATIAPSLPAMQAHFAGVPNADVLVRLTVTVVGLAIAVSAPLSGYLTDRIGRRPVLVAAMLLYALAGSSGLYAPNLWTLMLGRVLLGLAVGATMTAGSALVADLFAGAERARFLGLQSAFTSLGGVIFLPLGGLLANVGWRAPFAVYLAALLIVPLALRLPRGETAHLGVAASEAERIPWRLVGPAYAVALAYMVVFYLMPTQLPYRLEGLGVAPARVGFVMGISTLSGALAALWFSRRGGTRTPALTAGLSLLALGTGWTIVSLAPGALWVVPGLVVGGAGAGLVTPNLNTFLAALAPAHARGRVMSGLSASIFLGQFLSPLLAQPFVRGDEVSHAFGAGAVFAVLVGVGLVFLGGRLASRRRAVAD, encoded by the coding sequence ATGACGGCTCCCGCCTCTTCCCCCTCCCCCGCCGTGCCGTGGGTCACGCGGCTGACACTGCTGCTCACCGCGACCCTCACCATCATGAGCGGGGCGACCATCGCGCCCTCGCTCCCCGCCATGCAGGCGCATTTCGCCGGGGTGCCGAACGCCGACGTGCTCGTGCGGCTGACCGTCACGGTGGTCGGCCTCGCCATCGCGGTCAGCGCCCCGCTCAGTGGCTACCTGACGGACCGGATCGGGCGGCGACCGGTCCTGGTGGCCGCCATGTTGCTCTATGCCCTGGCCGGGTCGAGCGGCCTGTACGCCCCCAACCTCTGGACCCTGATGCTGGGGCGGGTGCTGCTGGGCCTCGCGGTCGGCGCCACCATGACGGCGGGCTCGGCGCTCGTGGCGGACCTCTTCGCCGGGGCGGAGCGGGCGCGCTTCCTGGGCCTCCAGAGTGCCTTTACCAGCTTAGGAGGAGTAATTTTTCTCCCGCTGGGCGGGCTGCTGGCGAATGTGGGGTGGCGCGCCCCCTTCGCGGTGTACCTGGCCGCCCTGCTGATCGTGCCGCTGGCCCTACGATTGCCCCGGGGGGAGACCGCGCACCTGGGTGTGGCAGCCTCGGAGGCCGAGCGGATCCCCTGGCGGCTCGTCGGCCCCGCCTACGCGGTGGCGCTCGCGTACATGGTCGTCTTCTACCTGATGCCCACCCAGCTCCCCTACCGGCTGGAGGGGCTGGGCGTGGCCCCGGCACGGGTCGGCTTCGTCATGGGCATCAGCACCCTGTCGGGCGCCCTCGCCGCGCTGTGGTTCTCGCGCCGGGGCGGGACGCGCACCCCCGCCCTCACGGCGGGCCTGAGCCTGCTCGCGCTGGGGACGGGGTGGACGATCGTGAGCCTCGCCCCCGGAGCCCTCTGGGTGGTGCCGGGCCTGGTAGTCGGCGGGGCGGGCGCGGGGCTCGTCACACCCAACCTGAACACCTTCCTCGCCGCGCTGGCCCCCGCCCATGCCCGGGGACGGGTGATGAGCGGCCTCTCCGCCAGCATCTTCCTGGGCCAGTTCCTGTCGCCGCTCCTCGCGCAGCCCTTCGTGCGGGGCGATGAGGTGAGCCACGCCTTCGGGGCGGGCGCGGTCTTCGCAGTCCTGGTCGGGGTGGGACTGGTGTTTCTCGGGGGAAGGCTGGCGAGCCGGCGGCGGGCTGTGGCGGATTGA
- a CDS encoding S1 RNA-binding domain-containing protein produces MVQLDPGAVVEGRVTRVTDFGAFIQFENGETGLVHISQIAHSFVRNIHDHVREGENVEVKVLGRDERGRLDLSIKELLEEPEEVPRPRAIGRQSPQFEAKLRSFMRDAKERTGGSGGKKGPAPAKRKK; encoded by the coding sequence TTGGTGCAGCTTGACCCCGGCGCGGTCGTCGAGGGCCGCGTGACGCGCGTGACCGATTTCGGCGCGTTCATCCAGTTCGAGAACGGCGAGACCGGCCTCGTCCACATCTCGCAGATCGCGCACTCCTTCGTGCGGAACATCCACGACCACGTCCGCGAAGGCGAGAACGTGGAGGTCAAGGTGCTGGGCCGCGACGAGCGGGGCCGCCTCGACCTCTCCATCAAGGAGCTCTTGGAGGAACCCGAGGAAGTGCCGCGCCCCCGCGCCATCGGCCGCCAGAGCCCGCAGTTCGAGGCCAAGCTCCGCTCCTTCATGCGCGACGCCAAGGAGCGCACGGGCGGCAGCGGCGGCAAGAAAGGCCCTGCCCCCGCCAAGCGGAAGAAGTAG
- a CDS encoding [LysW]-aminoadipate kinase — MIVVKVGGSAGIDYDAVCADLAQRWKEGERFVLVHGGSGETNRIAEALGHPPRFVTSPSGYTSRFTDRETLEIFEMVYCGKMNKGIVERLQRLGVNAVGLSGLDGRILEGRHKDSVRAVENGKVKVLRGDHTGTVERVNVDLVKLLLGAGYLPVLTPPAASYEGVAINVDGDRAAAALAVALNADALLLLSNVPGLLREYPDEGSLIREIPANDVESYLDFAQDRMKKKVLGAAEAVQGGVKRVIFGDARAGKPISAALAGAGTVVS; from the coding sequence ATGATCGTCGTCAAGGTGGGCGGAAGCGCCGGGATCGACTATGACGCGGTGTGCGCCGACCTCGCCCAACGCTGGAAGGAAGGCGAACGGTTCGTCCTCGTGCATGGGGGGAGCGGGGAGACGAACCGCATCGCGGAGGCGCTGGGCCACCCGCCGCGCTTCGTGACCAGCCCCAGCGGGTACACGTCGCGCTTCACCGACCGCGAGACGCTCGAAATCTTCGAGATGGTGTACTGCGGCAAGATGAACAAGGGCATCGTCGAGCGGCTGCAACGCCTGGGCGTGAATGCGGTCGGCCTCAGCGGGCTCGACGGGCGCATCCTCGAGGGCCGACACAAGGACAGCGTGCGCGCCGTCGAGAATGGCAAGGTGAAGGTCCTGCGCGGCGACCACACCGGCACCGTCGAGCGGGTGAACGTGGACCTCGTGAAGCTGCTCCTCGGCGCGGGCTACCTGCCCGTCCTGACGCCCCCCGCCGCGAGCTACGAGGGCGTGGCGATCAACGTGGACGGGGACCGGGCCGCCGCCGCCCTGGCCGTGGCGCTGAACGCCGACGCCCTCCTGCTGCTCTCCAACGTGCCCGGCCTGCTGCGCGAGTACCCGGACGAGGGCAGCTTAATCCGCGAGATCCCCGCGAACGACGTGGAGAGCTACCTCGACTTCGCCCAGGACCGCATGAAGAAAAAGGTGCTGGGGGCCGCCGAGGCTGTCCAGGGCGGCGTGAAGCGCGTGATCTTCGGGGACGCCCGCGCCGGGAAGCCCATAAGCGCGGCGCTGGCGGGAGCGGGGACGGTGGTGAGCTGA